Proteins encoded within one genomic window of Tidjanibacter massiliensis:
- a CDS encoding DUF5655 domain-containing protein, whose product MILFNAGADNLLTAIKEKPFKLEKDIQRLFELNLKQIMGLELVKSEFSVKNKRIDTLAFDPQSKAFAIIEYKRDRNASVFDQRVTYLNLMLQNKEVFIIEYNESLNRTLKRTAVDWSQTRVIFVSSDFTENQIEATNFKDFSIELLQVKRYENRTVSITPIQKSKNAESIKQLTGKNTAAIKTITAVIKTYTEEDLLKGKPDTVTELYQQFKAAIHNLTDGIEVQPQKFYIAFKKDGHNITDIAIQTAGLKLIINIKRGALDDPKHLARDISGIGHLGNGDYGIKVSNNDHLEYIMSLIKQAL is encoded by the coding sequence ATGATACTGTTCAACGCCGGTGCCGATAACCTATTAACCGCAATCAAGGAAAAACCGTTCAAACTCGAAAAGGACATACAACGTTTATTCGAGTTAAATCTCAAACAGATTATGGGATTGGAACTGGTAAAATCAGAGTTTTCCGTCAAAAACAAACGTATCGACACGCTGGCTTTTGACCCCCAAAGCAAGGCTTTCGCCATCATCGAATACAAACGCGACAGGAATGCCAGCGTCTTCGACCAGAGAGTGACCTATCTGAACCTGATGCTGCAAAACAAAGAGGTCTTCATCATCGAATACAACGAGTCCCTGAACCGTACCTTGAAACGGACTGCCGTCGATTGGTCACAGACCCGCGTAATTTTCGTCTCTTCGGATTTTACGGAAAATCAAATCGAGGCGACCAATTTCAAGGATTTCTCCATCGAACTGTTGCAGGTAAAACGCTATGAGAACAGAACGGTCAGCATAACGCCTATTCAAAAAAGCAAAAATGCAGAGAGCATCAAACAACTTACAGGCAAAAACACCGCTGCGATTAAAACGATTACCGCAGTCATCAAGACATATACGGAAGAGGATTTGCTAAAAGGAAAACCGGATACGGTCACGGAGCTATACCAACAATTCAAAGCTGCGATACACAATCTGACCGACGGTATCGAAGTCCAGCCGCAAAAATTTTACATAGCCTTCAAAAAAGACGGCCACAATATTACCGATATCGCAATCCAGACAGCCGGACTGAAACTGATAATCAACATCAAACGCGGCGCATTGGACGACCCCAAACATCTGGCCCGAGACATCTCCGGTATCGGACATTTGGGAAACGGCGATTATGGAATCAAAGTCTCCAATAACGACCATCTAGAATACATCATGAGCTTAATCAAACAGGCTTTATAA
- a CDS encoding lipocalin-like domain-containing protein: protein MKKLLILMLAAASVCCKPKEIDLTGTWTQPVPGQAGGWSQGMQLNADGTASSVNMYTLVLESWKREGDKLILTGKSVGNGINIAFTDTLTIDRKSTDDSLFLRQGTNVQAFGRLRR from the coding sequence ATGAAAAAACTTCTTATCCTGATGCTGGCGGCCGCATCGGTATGCTGCAAGCCCAAAGAAATCGACCTGACAGGAACATGGACCCAACCCGTACCGGGCCAAGCGGGCGGATGGTCGCAGGGTATGCAGCTCAATGCGGACGGTACGGCAAGTTCGGTAAATATGTACACCTTGGTCCTCGAAAGCTGGAAACGCGAGGGAGACAAACTCATCCTGACCGGGAAAAGCGTCGGCAACGGCATCAACATCGCCTTCACCGATACCCTGACCATCGACCGGAAAAGCACGGACGACTCGCTTTTCCTCCGACAGGGAACGAATGTCCAGGCTTTCGGCAGACTGCGCCGATAA
- a CDS encoding AraC family transcriptional regulator, protein MENIPHIVNAAGLCICLEGSADVVIGSQSYRLRKGDMCSVLPRTILYAIRKSEDFKGYACVCTPQFLMSFNIPLGTPLYLFVRDNPCISLGEQECGWLLKMCRLLEEHAARKEHPCGMDISRLLASAVVYEVIGIYRKGNVIEQQPFSRKSKYYAEFVRLLTANYAQHRSVEFYADRLCITPRYLSAICKELTGMTATESINNHVMVNARILLASTDMSVLQISEELNFPNPSFFSQFFKRHEGVVPKTYRAMHRYEVGSDV, encoded by the coding sequence ATGGAGAATATTCCGCATATCGTGAATGCGGCCGGGCTGTGTATCTGTCTGGAAGGGAGTGCCGATGTCGTGATAGGCTCCCAGAGTTACCGGCTGCGCAAGGGCGACATGTGTTCGGTCCTGCCCCGCACGATATTGTATGCAATCCGCAAGAGCGAGGATTTCAAAGGGTACGCGTGCGTGTGTACGCCGCAGTTCCTGATGAGTTTCAACATCCCGCTGGGGACACCGCTCTACCTGTTCGTCCGGGATAACCCGTGTATCTCCCTCGGTGAGCAGGAGTGCGGATGGTTGTTGAAGATGTGCCGTCTGCTGGAAGAGCATGCGGCCCGGAAAGAGCATCCGTGCGGCATGGACATATCGCGTCTGCTCGCCTCGGCGGTGGTCTATGAGGTTATCGGCATCTACCGAAAGGGGAATGTCATCGAGCAGCAGCCGTTCTCGCGGAAAAGCAAATATTATGCGGAGTTCGTCCGGCTGCTGACCGCGAACTATGCGCAGCACCGCAGCGTGGAGTTCTATGCCGACAGGCTTTGCATCACTCCGCGTTATTTGTCGGCCATCTGCAAAGAGCTGACGGGAATGACCGCTACGGAGTCCATCAACAACCATGTGATGGTCAATGCACGTATCTTGTTGGCCTCTACCGACATGTCGGTACTTCAAATCTCCGAAGAACTCAATTTCCCGAATCCGTCTTTCTTTTCGCAGTTTTTCAAGAGACACGAAGGAGTGGTGCCCAAGACATACCGGGCAATGCACCGATACGAGGTCGGCAGCGATGTGTGA
- a CDS encoding cation:proton antiporter, producing MLPLNILDITLPLTDPILKFFVILTIILLAPLLLNKISIPPILGLIIAGAVIGPYGINLMERDSSIILSGTAGLLYIMFLAGLEIDLGDFRRNSSKSLLFGMYTFLIPMVLGIVAGLYGLNFSTESSVLLASMFASHTLIAYPIISKYGITKNRAVTVAVGGTIITDTLSLLVLAIIVGMATGEVDPHFWAQLGVSILLFGCIVIFLFPVITRWFFKRVKESVSQYIFVLALVFLGAVLAELAGIEGIIGAFLTGLSLNKLIPSTSSLMNRIEFVGNAIFIPFFLISVGMLVDYRAFFRDFETIKVAAVMTGVAILAKYLAALFTQKSFKYSADERRVIFGLSNAQAAATLAAVTVGYNVIIGETAAGEPIRLLNDSVLNGTIVMILVTCTIASFAAQRGARNISLSESISDNKKEGRFRENILIPLKDSENTDELINLSVLIKRKDNRTGVYALNVINNQESDPSADGKSHKILEKAQQTAASADIQLNTLLRYDVNVPNAIMSVIKENKVTDLVLGLHEKKEFSESFLGHTTERILGSSNVTTYIYRPVQPVATVKRNLVVIPENAEEELGFPLWVIKMWNLAQNTGSKLLFYGTKKTLDILRDVHKDNPIEAEFRLFDDWDDFLIITRDMQPDDGLIIVMSHKGLPSFQTGMKKIPNYMAKYFSDYNFILIYPIHTIAEESENRDLLNASLLPNFNKFEGIGKSISKALKAK from the coding sequence ATGCTTCCGCTGAACATACTCGACATAACGCTGCCGCTGACAGACCCAATACTGAAATTCTTCGTCATCCTGACGATAATCCTGCTCGCACCGCTGCTCCTGAACAAAATCAGCATACCGCCCATCCTCGGACTGATAATCGCCGGTGCAGTCATAGGCCCTTACGGCATCAACCTTATGGAACGCGACAGCAGCATCATCCTCTCCGGTACGGCCGGTCTGCTCTACATCATGTTCCTCGCGGGCCTTGAAATAGACCTCGGCGACTTCCGCCGCAACAGTTCCAAAAGTCTGTTGTTCGGCATGTACACCTTTCTGATACCCATGGTCCTGGGTATCGTCGCGGGCCTTTACGGACTCAATTTCTCGACGGAATCGTCGGTACTGCTCGCGAGCATGTTCGCATCGCATACGCTCATCGCCTACCCCATCATCAGCAAATACGGTATCACGAAGAACAGGGCAGTCACGGTAGCCGTCGGAGGCACCATCATCACCGACACGCTTTCGCTTCTCGTACTGGCCATCATCGTGGGAATGGCCACGGGCGAGGTAGACCCCCACTTTTGGGCCCAGCTCGGCGTCTCCATCCTCCTGTTCGGCTGCATCGTCATCTTCCTGTTCCCGGTCATAACACGATGGTTCTTCAAACGGGTGAAAGAGAGCGTTTCGCAATACATCTTCGTTCTAGCTCTCGTCTTCCTCGGCGCGGTGCTCGCCGAACTGGCCGGTATCGAAGGCATCATCGGGGCCTTTCTCACGGGTCTGTCGCTCAACAAACTGATACCCTCCACATCGTCGCTGATGAATCGCATCGAGTTCGTCGGAAACGCCATCTTCATCCCGTTTTTTCTGATAAGCGTCGGCATGCTCGTCGATTACCGCGCCTTTTTCCGCGATTTCGAAACCATCAAGGTGGCGGCCGTCATGACCGGCGTCGCCATCCTCGCCAAATACCTCGCCGCGCTCTTCACCCAGAAATCGTTCAAATACTCCGCAGACGAGAGGCGCGTCATCTTCGGCCTGAGCAATGCACAGGCGGCCGCCACTCTCGCCGCCGTGACGGTGGGCTACAACGTCATCATCGGCGAAACGGCCGCAGGCGAGCCCATCCGGCTGCTGAACGACAGCGTACTCAACGGCACCATCGTGATGATTCTCGTCACCTGCACCATCGCCTCTTTCGCAGCGCAGCGCGGAGCACGCAACATCTCCCTCAGCGAATCCATCTCCGACAACAAGAAAGAGGGCCGGTTCCGGGAAAACATCCTGATACCGTTGAAAGATTCGGAAAATACGGACGAACTCATCAACCTCAGTGTCCTGATAAAGAGGAAAGACAACCGGACAGGCGTCTATGCGCTGAACGTCATCAATAACCAGGAGTCGGACCCCAGTGCCGACGGAAAGTCGCACAAAATTCTTGAGAAGGCACAACAGACGGCGGCTTCGGCAGACATACAGCTCAACACCCTGCTCCGGTACGATGTCAACGTACCGAATGCAATCATGAGCGTCATCAAAGAGAACAAGGTAACCGACCTCGTCCTGGGGTTGCACGAAAAGAAGGAGTTCTCGGAATCGTTCCTCGGGCATACCACCGAACGGATTCTGGGCAGCAGCAACGTCACCACCTACATCTACCGGCCGGTACAGCCCGTGGCCACGGTCAAACGCAACCTCGTCGTCATCCCGGAGAACGCCGAAGAGGAGCTCGGATTCCCGTTATGGGTCATCAAGATGTGGAACCTTGCGCAGAACACGGGCAGCAAGCTGCTCTTTTACGGGACGAAAAAGACGCTCGACATCCTGCGCGACGTACACAAGGACAATCCCATCGAAGCCGAGTTCCGCCTTTTCGACGACTGGGACGACTTTCTCATCATCACGAGGGATATGCAGCCCGACGACGGACTCATCATCGTGATGAGCCACAAGGGGCTTCCTTCGTTTCAGACCGGCATGAAAAAGATACCCAACTACATGGCGAAATACTTCTCGGACTACAATTTCATTCTCATATACCCGATACATACCATCGCGGAAGAGAGCGAGAACAGAGACCTGCTCAACGCATCGCTGTTACCGAACTTCAACAAATTCGAAGGTATCGGCAAGAGCATCTCCAAAGCGCTCAAAGCCAAATGA
- a CDS encoding LVIVD repeat-containing protein: MTRAELEGSVKYLDGERGMSDPGKIYVYGDRIFVNEKYRGVHVIDNSDPYNPRRTGFIVAPGCIDMAVKGNIIYVDNAVDFVAFDMVSRSVTERIRDYFPEHSVSPDGRQYDYPYNRPDGYILVRWDKADN, encoded by the coding sequence ATGACGCGGGCGGAACTGGAGGGTTCCGTGAAATATCTCGATGGAGAACGCGGCATGTCGGACCCCGGCAAGATTTATGTGTACGGCGACCGTATTTTCGTGAATGAAAAGTACCGGGGCGTGCATGTTATCGACAACAGCGACCCGTACAATCCCCGCCGGACGGGTTTCATCGTGGCGCCCGGCTGTATAGACATGGCCGTGAAGGGGAATATCATCTATGTGGACAATGCGGTGGATTTCGTCGCATTCGATATGGTGTCCCGGAGCGTCACGGAACGCATCCGCGACTATTTTCCGGAACATTCCGTCTCTCCCGACGGACGGCAGTACGACTATCCGTACAACCGCCCCGACGGTTACATACTCGTACGATGGGACAAGGCGGACAACTAA
- a CDS encoding LysR family transcriptional regulator, with protein sequence MITDFRLKVFKTVADRLSFTKAAAELLISQPAVTRHISELEKQLGVPLFDRCRGNVSLTAHGKLMLDYANRILAIYADLNDTFADDAGRPAGNIRIGASTTIAQYLLPGILASFRRRYPEIDVELANGNTEQIEELVAGGRIDIGMIEGKAAGHALHYEPFMHDELVLVTSASNSAFRDDEVDMATLGRLPLVIRENGSGTLDILTEALARCGLELQSMNIEMQLGSSESIKRYLYDSGAFAFISIQAILDELAHNKLRIVDTDGLEINRSFSFVTAHGNYGRLPKLFKQFCTNHHNTKL encoded by the coding sequence ATGATAACCGATTTCAGACTGAAAGTATTCAAGACGGTCGCCGACAGGCTGAGTTTCACCAAAGCCGCCGCCGAACTGCTCATTTCGCAGCCGGCCGTCACCAGACACATCAGCGAACTCGAAAAACAGTTAGGTGTCCCCTTGTTCGACAGATGCAGGGGAAACGTCTCCCTTACCGCACACGGCAAGCTGATGCTCGACTACGCAAACCGTATCCTCGCCATCTACGCCGACCTGAACGACACGTTCGCGGACGATGCCGGCAGACCCGCCGGCAACATCCGGATAGGCGCAAGTACCACCATCGCCCAATACCTCCTGCCGGGCATCCTCGCTTCGTTCCGGCGACGTTATCCGGAAATCGACGTGGAACTGGCCAACGGCAATACCGAACAGATAGAGGAGCTCGTCGCCGGGGGACGTATCGACATCGGTATGATAGAGGGAAAAGCCGCGGGCCATGCCCTGCACTACGAACCCTTCATGCACGACGAACTGGTACTGGTAACCTCTGCATCGAATTCGGCTTTCCGCGACGACGAAGTGGACATGGCAACACTCGGTCGCCTCCCCCTCGTCATCCGGGAGAACGGTTCCGGGACGCTGGACATCCTCACGGAAGCCCTCGCCCGCTGCGGTCTGGAACTGCAATCCATGAACATTGAGATGCAACTCGGCAGCAGCGAAAGCATCAAACGCTACCTGTACGATTCGGGAGCCTTCGCCTTTATCTCCATTCAGGCCATTCTGGACGAACTCGCACACAACAAACTGCGTATTGTCGACACGGACGGTCTCGAAATCAACCGCAGTTTCAGCTTCGTTACCGCTCACGGCAACTATGGCAGGCTCCCGAAACTGTTCAAACAGTTCTGCACAAATCATCATAACACGAAGTTATAG
- a CDS encoding LVIVD repeat-containing protein, with the protein MKRIFVSVAVCATLALAAAACSSSADGGMPSQGGGGEGQGGSMARFTIVGDCLYTVDHTTLKVVDISNPAHPGAMPFKDVELGFDIETIFYYDDMLFIGSRSAMHIYDISRPHYPSELSVTRHFTSCDPVVADGGYAYVTLNSDNASCWRGTDALQVYDIADPKHPFLVSADEKIRSPKGLGVDAAAGRLFVCCKGGLKVYDLAEPGYPVWVDDLTNLPEVGSIDAYDVIPRGGLLILIGADGLYQFDYTEENLSFVSKIDLRTL; encoded by the coding sequence ATGAAAAGGATATTTGTTTCAGTTGCGGTTTGTGCGACACTGGCCCTGGCGGCCGCGGCGTGCAGCAGCAGTGCCGACGGCGGTATGCCGTCGCAGGGCGGAGGTGGCGAAGGGCAGGGCGGTTCCATGGCCCGTTTCACGATAGTCGGCGACTGCCTTTATACGGTGGACCATACGACGCTGAAGGTCGTCGATATCTCCAATCCGGCGCATCCGGGTGCGATGCCCTTCAAGGATGTGGAGCTCGGTTTCGATATCGAGACCATCTTTTATTATGATGACATGCTTTTTATCGGGTCGCGGAGCGCCATGCATATCTACGATATTTCGCGTCCCCACTATCCGAGTGAACTTTCGGTTACCCGACACTTTACCAGTTGCGACCCCGTTGTGGCCGATGGCGGTTATGCTTACGTTACCCTGAATTCCGACAATGCCTCCTGCTGGAGGGGAACCGATGCGCTGCAGGTCTATGACATTGCCGACCCGAAACACCCTTTCCTCGTATCGGCCGACGAAAAGATACGTTCTCCCAAGGGGCTCGGGGTGGATGCCGCTGCCGGCAGGCTGTTCGTCTGCTGCAAGGGAGGACTGAAGGTATACGACCTTGCGGAACCGGGTTATCCGGTGTGGGTGGACGACCTGACCAATTTACCGGAAGTGGGCAGCATAGATGCCTACGACGTCATACCCCGCGGCGGACTGTTGATACTGATAGGGGCGGACGGACTTTATCAGTTCGATTATACGGAGGAGAATCTGTCGTTTGTAAGTAAAATAGATTTGAGAACACTTTGA
- a CDS encoding YeiH family protein, whose amino-acid sequence MEKSKTTKREVFTKTGFILALVLCATPYVSAPIALVGGFLFTLFFGHPYAKLNHKATNILLKASVVGLGFGMNVQSALQVGREGLGLTVASITTVLILGYLVGGWLKMPRKSSHLVASGTAICGGSAIAAVAPAVNASEKEISVSLGVVFLLNAVALVVFPFIGHLLGLSQHQFGLWSAIAIHDTSSVVGAASAYGNEALEVATTVKLARALWIIPVSLLSAFLFKNKGKKISIPWFILFFILAMLANSYLPGISTVAPAITAISKSALVVTLFLIGAGLSVEKIKSVGWKPLILGIILWITVSILSLLVIMHY is encoded by the coding sequence ATGGAAAAGAGCAAAACCACCAAACGCGAAGTCTTCACCAAAACGGGATTCATTCTCGCCCTCGTACTCTGTGCCACCCCTTACGTATCCGCCCCCATCGCCCTTGTCGGCGGCTTTCTCTTCACCCTGTTCTTCGGCCATCCCTATGCGAAGCTCAACCACAAGGCCACGAACATCCTGCTCAAGGCATCGGTCGTAGGGCTCGGCTTCGGAATGAACGTGCAGAGCGCCCTGCAAGTGGGCCGCGAAGGGTTGGGCCTCACCGTCGCCTCGATTACGACCGTCCTCATACTCGGCTACCTCGTGGGCGGATGGCTCAAAATGCCGCGCAAATCCTCCCATCTGGTAGCCTCCGGCACGGCGATATGCGGTGGCAGCGCGATAGCCGCCGTGGCTCCCGCAGTCAATGCATCGGAGAAGGAGATATCCGTATCGCTCGGTGTTGTCTTCCTGCTGAATGCCGTCGCCCTCGTGGTCTTCCCTTTCATCGGACACCTGCTCGGCCTCTCGCAGCACCAGTTCGGATTGTGGAGCGCCATTGCCATCCACGACACGAGTTCGGTTGTCGGAGCCGCCTCCGCCTACGGCAACGAGGCCCTCGAAGTGGCCACGACCGTCAAGCTGGCACGCGCCTTGTGGATAATTCCCGTATCACTCCTCTCCGCCTTCCTATTCAAGAACAAGGGAAAGAAAATCTCGATACCGTGGTTCATCCTCTTCTTCATCCTCGCCATGCTGGCCAACAGCTACCTGCCCGGTATCAGTACCGTCGCACCGGCGATAACGGCCATATCGAAATCGGCTCTCGTCGTAACGCTCTTCCTGATAGGTGCCGGACTGTCGGTCGAAAAAATCAAGTCGGTTGGCTGGAAACCGCTCATACTCGGCATCATCCTGTGGATAACGGTCTCCATCCTTTCGCTGCTCGTAATCATGCATTATTAG
- a CDS encoding MarC family protein, which yields MDIKTFFSAFFAFLALINPIQKVFVVFSLQENYSRAELHRIVDKATVTAIGVLLLFLFLGEAILGYVFNLKIYAFQITCGIVLFYNGFVGLQKGAFLTIDKNTRMEELIAVPIAIPMIAGPATITAAVTMPAVYGRWMTIAAVILALLLNLLIMRNADRIGKFLVRQNMLMPLIRITALIVAAIGLQMILNGIETFVFAIKG from the coding sequence ATGGATATAAAAACATTCTTCAGTGCCTTCTTCGCCTTTCTCGCGCTGATTAACCCGATACAGAAGGTTTTCGTGGTCTTTTCGCTGCAGGAGAACTACTCCCGGGCCGAGCTGCACCGCATCGTGGACAAGGCCACGGTGACGGCCATCGGCGTACTGCTGCTGTTTCTCTTTCTGGGCGAAGCCATCCTCGGCTACGTATTCAACCTGAAGATATACGCTTTCCAGATAACCTGCGGCATCGTCCTGTTCTACAACGGTTTTGTCGGATTACAAAAGGGTGCTTTCCTCACGATAGACAAGAATACGCGCATGGAGGAACTGATTGCCGTCCCGATAGCCATCCCCATGATAGCCGGCCCGGCAACCATTACCGCGGCTGTGACGATGCCTGCCGTTTACGGCCGGTGGATGACGATAGCGGCCGTGATACTCGCCCTGCTGCTGAACCTGCTCATCATGCGCAATGCCGACCGGATAGGGAAATTTCTCGTCCGGCAAAACATGCTCATGCCGCTCATCCGCATCACGGCGCTCATCGTGGCCGCCATCGGACTGCAGATGATACTCAACGGCATCGAAACCTTCGTCTTCGCCATCAAAGGATAA
- a CDS encoding TlpA family protein disulfide reductase, producing MKKLFVTVAAALLAGAALAQMPDVKIENHQGDVINTSSLVNGKPTILSFWSTTCKPCLMELNTINDQLMDWLDEADFQVVAVSIDDTRSAAKAKALASGNGWSDFIVLYDKNQDFKRAMNVNMVPHVFVLDGEGKIVYNHTGYTPGSEAELLEVIKGLQ from the coding sequence ATGAAAAAACTTTTTGTAACGGTAGCCGCTGCGTTGCTCGCGGGCGCCGCTCTGGCTCAGATGCCCGATGTGAAGATAGAGAACCACCAGGGAGATGTCATCAACACCTCTTCGCTCGTGAACGGCAAGCCGACCATCCTGTCGTTCTGGTCCACGACCTGCAAGCCCTGCCTTATGGAGCTCAATACCATCAACGACCAGCTGATGGACTGGCTCGACGAAGCCGATTTTCAGGTGGTTGCCGTTTCGATAGACGATACGCGTTCCGCTGCCAAGGCAAAAGCGCTCGCCAGCGGCAACGGCTGGAGCGACTTCATCGTCCTCTACGACAAGAATCAGGATTTCAAGCGTGCGATGAACGTGAACATGGTACCGCATGTTTTCGTTCTGGATGGGGAGGGAAAGATTGTCTACAACCATACGGGCTATACTCCCGGTTCGGAAGCCGAACTGCTGGAAGTGATAAAGGGCCTTCAGTAA
- a CDS encoding protein-disulfide reductase DsbD family protein: MKKFFKTVLLTAMSLLMGSTLAHSQDVQWKYRVNDLGNNTFEIVFDAAIEDTWHMYDLGPYDAMGPNPTMITFEGTEGARLEGEAYELTEPIVVYDEVFGMEIGYYEHAATIAQKVVLTAPSASLKGYVEWMVCNDVGCTPMQYWDFEIDLTSASGTAVAAETTAAGGGSLWGMILEAILWGFAALLTPCVFPMVPMTVSFFLKGSENKARGRFRAGMYGLFIILLYTLPIAALIIITRWLGGDAVTADIFNWLATHWLPNIIFFIVFMIFAASFFGAFDITMPSKLVNKTDTKSDKGGLGGIFFMALTLVLVSFSCTGPIVGNVLINSISGGNFWQPIITMFAFSVAFALPFTVLALFPSLLNKLPKSGGWLNSVKVVLGFVELALGLKFLSVADQTYHWGILDREIYLALWIAIFTLLGLYLIGKLKFKHDSELKYISVGRLVLAIIVFAFVAYMLPGMWGAPLKGLSGYMPPIQSQDFVLGAYTGPTTSQAYTGTSTMTSSGDTKKYADFLAPLPYGIDGYYHYGQAMEAAVKADKPLFIDFTGHGCVNCREMEQRVWSDPTVQELLRNEFVVVSLYGDDKKNVPEEDWVTLPNGKVLKGLGRINSNFMAETYGVNAQPAYIIVDHTGKPLLPVRGYNLNIEEYITFLKTGLAEYQKARQ; the protein is encoded by the coding sequence ATGAAGAAATTCTTTAAAACCGTCCTCTTGACCGCTATGTCGCTCCTGATGGGTTCGACGCTGGCGCATTCGCAGGACGTACAATGGAAGTACAGGGTCAACGACCTGGGCAACAACACATTCGAAATCGTGTTCGATGCCGCTATCGAAGACACATGGCACATGTATGACTTGGGGCCGTACGATGCCATGGGCCCGAACCCCACGATGATAACATTCGAAGGTACGGAGGGGGCACGGCTCGAAGGCGAAGCATACGAGCTGACGGAACCCATCGTCGTATATGACGAAGTCTTCGGCATGGAGATAGGCTACTACGAACACGCCGCCACCATCGCACAGAAGGTCGTTCTTACCGCTCCCTCGGCAAGCCTCAAGGGATACGTCGAATGGATGGTGTGCAACGACGTGGGCTGCACGCCGATGCAGTATTGGGATTTCGAAATAGACCTCACGTCCGCTTCGGGGACGGCGGTCGCCGCAGAGACTACGGCCGCCGGGGGCGGTTCGCTTTGGGGCATGATACTGGAGGCCATCCTGTGGGGCTTCGCCGCACTCCTTACCCCGTGCGTCTTCCCCATGGTGCCGATGACCGTTTCCTTCTTCCTGAAAGGTTCCGAAAACAAGGCACGCGGCCGGTTCCGGGCCGGAATGTACGGATTGTTCATCATCCTGCTCTACACGCTTCCCATCGCTGCGCTCATCATTATCACGCGCTGGCTGGGCGGCGATGCCGTGACGGCCGACATATTCAACTGGCTCGCTACGCACTGGCTGCCGAATATCATCTTCTTCATCGTATTCATGATATTCGCCGCTTCGTTTTTCGGCGCATTCGACATCACGATGCCCAGCAAACTCGTGAACAAGACCGACACCAAATCCGACAAGGGCGGTCTCGGCGGCATCTTCTTCATGGCGCTCACCCTCGTGCTGGTCTCTTTCTCCTGCACGGGCCCCATCGTCGGCAATGTCCTTATCAACTCCATATCGGGCGGTAACTTCTGGCAGCCCATCATCACGATGTTCGCCTTCTCGGTAGCTTTCGCCCTGCCGTTCACTGTCCTGGCGCTCTTCCCCTCGCTGCTCAACAAACTGCCCAAGAGCGGCGGCTGGCTCAACTCGGTGAAGGTGGTACTCGGCTTCGTCGAGCTCGCCCTCGGTCTCAAGTTCCTCAGCGTAGCCGACCAGACCTACCACTGGGGCATCCTCGACCGTGAAATCTACCTCGCCCTGTGGATAGCGATATTCACCCTGCTGGGACTCTACCTGATAGGCAAGCTCAAATTCAAACACGACAGCGAACTGAAGTACATTTCGGTCGGCAGGCTCGTACTCGCCATCATCGTATTCGCATTCGTCGCCTATATGCTACCCGGCATGTGGGGTGCACCGCTCAAGGGACTCTCCGGATATATGCCGCCCATCCAGTCGCAGGACTTCGTGCTCGGTGCCTATACCGGCCCGACCACCAGCCAGGCCTATACCGGTACCTCGACGATGACCTCCTCCGGCGATACCAAGAAATACGCCGATTTCCTCGCGCCGCTGCCCTACGGCATCGACGGCTACTACCACTACGGACAGGCTATGGAGGCCGCCGTCAAAGCCGACAAACCGCTCTTCATCGACTTCACCGGCCACGGCTGCGTGAACTGCCGCGAAATGGAACAGCGGGTATGGTCGGACCCGACGGTACAAGAGCTGCTCCGCAACGAATTCGTCGTGGTATCGCTCTACGGCGACGATAAGAAGAATGTCCCGGAAGAAGACTGGGTGACGCTGCCGAACGGCAAAGTATTGAAAGGACTCGGCCGGATAAACTCCAACTTCATGGCCGAAACATACGGCGTGAATGCCCAGCCCGCCTACATCATCGTAGACCATACGGGCAAACCGCTGCTGCCGGTCAGAGGATACAACCTCAACATCGAGGAGTATATCACATTCCTCAAGACCGGTCTGGCCGAATACCAAAAAGCCCGGCAGTAA